In the Mycolicibacter sp. MU0102 genome, one interval contains:
- a CDS encoding enoyl-CoA hydratase/isomerase family protein, protein MEAHAQGQASSGPPAGDWLGTPYLTFRREGPIAVCTLDRPEARNAMTPAMYFGLRYAVGRVNQDPELAGLLITGTADVFAPGGDMGGGGADDWLTFGAALGMDITPFDTLRSSVKPVVSAVNGLCQGGGLQIALCSDVAVVSDRAIFRVPELFRGIADTYYSQMLARVIGPVRTRDLMFTGRTFGAQQALDWGMVARVVPHEELADAARDVLEQCCRTAPAARAVVKSSLDSYLGLFDRIGMNTSLGAPEAVEGFRAFKERRSPAWVHPELRIDGRL, encoded by the coding sequence ATGGAAGCTCACGCACAGGGGCAGGCCTCGTCGGGCCCGCCCGCCGGTGATTGGCTGGGAACGCCGTACCTGACGTTTCGGCGGGAGGGCCCGATCGCGGTCTGCACCCTGGACCGCCCCGAGGCCCGCAACGCGATGACGCCGGCGATGTACTTCGGCCTGCGCTATGCGGTGGGCCGAGTCAATCAGGACCCGGAGCTGGCCGGACTGCTGATCACCGGTACCGCAGACGTATTCGCTCCTGGTGGAGACATGGGCGGCGGCGGGGCGGACGACTGGCTCACGTTCGGGGCTGCACTGGGCATGGACATCACCCCGTTCGACACCCTGCGCAGCTCGGTCAAACCGGTGGTCTCCGCGGTCAACGGGCTGTGCCAGGGCGGCGGGCTACAGATCGCACTCTGCAGCGACGTCGCCGTCGTCAGCGACCGAGCCATCTTCCGGGTGCCCGAGCTGTTCCGCGGCATCGCCGACACCTATTACAGCCAGATGCTGGCGCGGGTGATCGGGCCCGTGCGAACCCGCGACCTGATGTTCACCGGCCGCACCTTCGGCGCGCAGCAAGCCCTCGACTGGGGCATGGTGGCACGTGTGGTTCCGCACGAGGAACTGGCTGACGCCGCGCGCGACGTATTGGAGCAGTGCTGCCGCACCGCGCCGGCCGCGCGCGCCGTGGTCAAGTCCAGCCTGGATTCCTACCTCGGCCTGTTCGACCGGATCGGGATGAACACCAGCCTCGGTGCACCGGAGGCCGTCGAAGGGTTCCGCGCCTTCAAAGAGCGCAGGTCACCGGCGTGGGTGCATCCCGAGCTGAGGATCGACGGACGATTATAG
- a CDS encoding phosphotransferase family protein, translated as MTSVRQIPRHPHDVTSQWLSAVLSSRGEPIEVASVDVTPVGTGQTGATYRVAARYTDNPGGLPASFVIKLPAGDDAVRDRVVLGYRSECAFYSEVAGGVKIPIPQCFHCEITDDATEYALLLSDRAPAVQGDQLAGCGERQARLAVTALAGLHAPTWCDQRWLTFPGLAMTQLDEAGAKGMGDIARMCAETTVQRLGAQLGDADCATLTAALDLITPWVSAPLGRFALIHGDYRLDNMLFSPDGDQVWVVDWQTLGVGLPARDLAFFTGTSLAPELRKEIEADLVTDYHSALLSHGVSDYDRETCWQDYRFGALQVPLICALGLVFATDTDRGDDMFVTMLQRGCQAIRDLATLELVGELAG; from the coding sequence ATGACTTCCGTACGACAGATACCGCGCCATCCGCACGACGTGACCAGTCAGTGGCTGTCGGCCGTGTTGAGCTCCCGCGGCGAACCGATTGAGGTGGCCTCGGTCGACGTCACCCCGGTCGGCACCGGCCAGACCGGGGCCACCTATCGGGTGGCGGCCCGCTACACCGACAACCCGGGCGGCCTGCCGGCCAGCTTCGTGATCAAGCTGCCGGCCGGCGACGACGCCGTCCGCGATCGCGTCGTCCTGGGCTATCGCAGTGAGTGCGCTTTCTACAGTGAGGTGGCCGGCGGCGTCAAGATTCCGATACCGCAGTGCTTCCACTGCGAAATCACCGATGACGCAACCGAGTACGCCCTGCTGCTCTCCGATCGAGCGCCGGCGGTACAGGGCGATCAGCTGGCCGGTTGTGGTGAACGCCAGGCCCGGCTGGCGGTGACCGCCCTGGCCGGGTTGCACGCGCCCACCTGGTGCGACCAGCGCTGGCTGACCTTCCCGGGGCTGGCTATGACCCAGCTGGACGAGGCCGGCGCCAAGGGCATGGGTGACATCGCCCGGATGTGCGCCGAGACCACCGTGCAGCGGCTCGGCGCCCAGCTCGGCGACGCCGACTGCGCGACGTTGACCGCGGCGCTGGACCTGATCACCCCGTGGGTGTCGGCGCCGCTGGGCCGGTTCGCGTTGATCCATGGCGACTATCGGCTGGACAACATGCTGTTCAGTCCCGACGGGGACCAGGTCTGGGTGGTCGATTGGCAGACGCTGGGTGTGGGGCTGCCGGCGCGCGACCTGGCGTTCTTCACCGGCACCAGCTTGGCGCCCGAGCTGCGCAAAGAGATCGAAGCCGACCTGGTGACCGACTATCACAGCGCGCTGCTGAGCCACGGCGTCAGCGATTACGACCGGGAAACCTGTTGGCAGGACTACCGGTTCGGTGCGCTGCAGGTGCCGCTGATCTGCGCGCTCGGGTTGGTGTTCGCAACCGATACCGATCGCGGTGACGACATGTTCGTCACGATGCTGCAGCGCGGATGCCAGGCCATCCGCGACCTGGCCACGCTGGAGCTGGTGGGCGAGCTGGCCGGCTGA
- a CDS encoding ABC transporter permease: MGRIGDHTLFYGKAIATTPFAFAHYRREVIRLIAEISMGTGTLAMIGGTVVIVGFLTLAAGGTLAVQGYSSLGNIGIEALTGFLAAFINVRISAPVVAGIGLAATFGAGVTAQLGAMRINEEIDALESMAIRPIAYLVSTRIVAGLVAIVPLYAIAVILSFVASRFTTVFLFGQSAGLYDHYFRTFLNPIDLLWSFLQAFLMAITILLIHTYFGYFAAGGPAGVGVAVGNAVRTSLIVVVSVTLLVSLSVYGASGNFNLAG, encoded by the coding sequence ATGGGGCGCATCGGCGACCACACCCTGTTCTACGGCAAGGCGATCGCCACCACCCCGTTCGCGTTCGCGCACTACCGCCGCGAGGTCATCCGGTTGATCGCCGAGATCAGCATGGGCACCGGCACGCTGGCGATGATCGGCGGCACCGTGGTGATCGTCGGCTTCCTGACCCTGGCGGCCGGCGGCACCCTGGCGGTACAGGGATACAGCTCGCTGGGCAACATCGGCATCGAGGCCCTGACCGGATTCCTGGCGGCGTTCATCAACGTGCGCATCTCGGCCCCGGTGGTCGCCGGGATCGGCCTGGCCGCCACCTTCGGCGCCGGTGTCACGGCGCAGTTGGGGGCCATGCGGATCAACGAGGAGATCGACGCGCTGGAATCGATGGCCATCCGCCCGATCGCCTACCTGGTCAGCACCCGGATCGTCGCTGGGCTGGTGGCGATCGTTCCGCTGTATGCCATCGCGGTGATCCTGTCGTTCGTGGCCAGTCGTTTCACCACGGTGTTCTTGTTCGGGCAGTCGGCCGGCCTCTACGACCACTATTTCCGCACGTTCCTCAACCCCATCGACCTGTTGTGGTCGTTCCTGCAGGCCTTCTTGATGGCGATCACCATCTTGTTGATCCATACCTACTTCGGCTATTTCGCCGCCGGTGGCCCGGCGGGGGTCGGTGTCGCGGTGGGCAACGCGGTGCGGACCTCGTTGATCGTCGTCGTCTCGGTGACGCTGTTGGTCTCGCTGTCGGTCTACGGGGCCAGTGGCAACTTCAATCTGGCCGGGTAG
- a CDS encoding MlaE family ABC transporter permease, whose translation MKDLIRWSPESAMVRLAGPMEAVGGLFTMSVDAVRFLFKRPFQAREFIEQSWFVARVSLAPTLLVAIPFTVLVSFILNILLRELGAADLSGAGAAFGAVTQVGPMVTVLIVAGAGATAMCADLGSRTIREEIDAMEVLGINPVQRLVTPRMLAAGLVALLLNSLVVIIGILGGYVFSVFVQDVNPGAFAAGITLLTGVPELVISCVKAALFGLIAGMVACYRGLTISGGGAKAVGNAVNETVVYAFMSLFVVNVVVTAIGIKMTAR comes from the coding sequence ATGAAGGACCTGATCCGCTGGTCCCCGGAATCGGCGATGGTTCGCCTGGCTGGGCCGATGGAGGCAGTCGGCGGGCTCTTCACCATGTCGGTGGACGCCGTCAGGTTCTTGTTCAAGCGCCCGTTCCAGGCCCGGGAGTTCATCGAGCAGTCCTGGTTTGTCGCGCGCGTGTCGCTGGCGCCCACGTTGCTGGTGGCCATTCCCTTCACGGTCCTGGTCAGCTTCATCCTCAACATCCTGTTGCGCGAGCTCGGCGCGGCCGATTTGTCCGGTGCCGGTGCGGCGTTCGGCGCGGTCACCCAGGTCGGGCCGATGGTGACGGTGTTGATCGTGGCGGGGGCCGGGGCCACCGCGATGTGTGCTGACCTGGGGTCGCGCACCATTCGCGAAGAGATCGACGCCATGGAGGTCTTGGGTATCAACCCGGTGCAGCGGCTGGTGACACCGCGGATGCTCGCCGCCGGACTGGTGGCGTTGCTACTCAACAGTCTCGTGGTGATCATCGGCATTCTCGGCGGCTACGTGTTCTCGGTCTTCGTTCAAGACGTCAACCCGGGCGCATTCGCGGCCGGGATCACCCTGTTGACCGGGGTGCCCGAGCTGGTCATCTCCTGCGTCAAAGCAGCACTGTTCGGGCTGATCGCCGGAATGGTCGCCTGCTACCGCGGCCTGACGATCTCCGGCGGCGGCGCCAAGGCCGTCGGCAACGCGGTGAACGAGACCGTGGTGTACGCCTTCATGTCGCTGTTCGTGGTCAACGTGGTGGTCACCGCGATCGGCATCAAGATGACGGCGCGCTGA